From a region of the Colias croceus chromosome 14, ilColCroc2.1 genome:
- the LOC123697427 gene encoding keratin-associated protein 19-2-like, with translation MKFLIVAALAIAAVAAEDAAKKTEKRGISGLGYGGYGGYGGYGGLGYAGAGYGGLGYGGYGGYSGYSVPVVSKVGYTTSHGYGGLGGYGGYGGYSGLGGYGGYGGYGSHGGYYGSPVGYSGYSGYSGLGYGGYGHGIGYGYH, from the exons ATGAAATTCCTG ATTGTAGCCGCTCTTGCCATCGCAGCAGTCGCTGCTGAAGATGCCGCCAAGAAGACTGAGAAGCGCGGTATCAGCGGTCTCGGTTACGGCGGTTACGGCGGTTATGGCGGTTACGGCGGACTCGGTTACGCCGGCGCTGGTTACGGCGGTCTCGGTTACGGAGGCTACGGCGGATACAGTGGATACTCCG TCCCAGTCGTAAGCAAGGTTGGGTACACCACCTCTCACGGTTACGGCGGTCTTGGCGGTTATGGCGGTTATGGTGGATACTCTGGCCTTG GTGGTTATGGAGGATATGGCGGTTACGGCAGCCACGGCGGTTACTACGGTTCCCCTGTCGGTTACTCCGGTTACTCCGGCTACTCCGGTCTCGGCTACGGCGGTTACGGTCACGGTATCGGCTACGGTTACCACTGA